The following are from one region of the Aspergillus chevalieri M1 DNA, chromosome 1, nearly complete sequence genome:
- the fgaAT gene encoding fumigaclavine B O-acetyltransferase easN (COG:S;~EggNog:ENOG410PY96;~InterPro:IPR023213,IPR003480;~PFAM:PF02458;~antiSMASH:Cluster_1.2;~go_function: GO:0016747 - transferase activity, transferring acyl groups other than amino-acyl groups [Evidence IEA]) yields MADFSPFSLSSLDHALLAVYIPQNLCFRTSDHQQCLSRLQAGINLLLTRLPFLSGEIVPRTDHGAKPGELRVQPGNTFDAIPMLTIKHFTDVSLPPVLIGGSNSLKTDHAVASLDSQFFPLPLILPPSEPRPVMRLQANVVADGVILSMAFSHSVLDGTGTGVVHEMLAECCRAAATDSLPSLPTDGDEEAALRNRLTTAGDGGHPEIDHSGEIGQSYAYERKEENEDCKEGGEASKPKSIQLLEAGLQTRAFIFSPERLERLRKACSGFLPLLSHLYSQTADSTRKWPTFLSSNDVLTALLGVCIERTRGKSGVDVSSPSRHMTFAVNFRNRLTTLPDHYLGNAVFPSRVYFRIPVDEPPNLDSLENLIDLHRLQGSGIDARSLLEIANQAFQSRAGILAYDDAFLRSWMAFVTMQPDYESMNLRYGDTIASSWRDLKINSLDFGPGLGQVDNFELNIGVADGACTVMPETRLDPLATAPKAPWDVRISLKTQEMAAFERDLLIDWLADRVV; encoded by the coding sequence ATGGCCGACTTCAGCCCCTTCTCCCTCAGTTCATTAGACCACGCCCTCTTGGCCGTATACATCCCCCAGAACCTGTGTTTCCGCACATCAGACCACCAACAATGCCTGTCGCGTCTACAGGCCGGCATCAACCTTTTGCTGACTCGTCTGCCCTTCCTTAGCGGGGAGATAGTCCCCCGGACTGACCATGGCGCCAAACCGGGCGAGCTGCGTGTCCAGCCGGGAAATACCTTTGATGCGATTCCCATGTTGACAATCAAGCATTTTACGGATGTCAGCCTGCCTCCAGTGCTTATTGGGGGAAGCAATTCATTGAAAACTGACCACGCCGTCGCGAGTCTTGACAGTCAGTTTTTTCCGCTGCCGCTAATCTTGCCCCCCTCGGAGCCACGACCGGTCATGCGCCTACAGGCAAATGTCGTGGCTGATGGGGTGATCCTGTCCATGGCCTTCAGTCACTCAGTTCTTGACGGAACGGGCACCGGTGTCGTTCACGAGATGCTGGCTGAGTGCTGTCGTGCGGCAGCAACAGATAGTCTACCATCCCTCCCGACCGATGGCGACGAAGAAGCTGCCTTGCGGAATCGTTTGACGACAGCCGGCGATGGGGGGCATCCGGAAATTGATCACTCGGGGGAGATTGGGCAGAGCTATGCATacgagagaaaagaagaaaacgaaGATTGCAAAGAAGGGGGCGAAGCTAGCAAACCAAAGTCAATACAGCTACTCGAGGCTGGCCTTCAGACGCGGGCGTTCATCTTCTCCCCGGAGAGGTTGGAGCGTCTTCGAAAGGCGTGTAGCGGGTTCTTGCCTCTCTTGTCCCACCTGTACAGCCAAACAGCAGACAGCACGAGGAAATGGCCCACGTTCCTCTCGTCCAACGATGTTCTTACCGCTCTGCTCGGGGTCTGTATCGAAAGGACACGGGGGAAGAGCGGCGTCGACGTCTCCTCTCCGTCTCGCCACATGACCTTCGCGGTCAACTTTCGCAACCGCCTTACGACACTTCCGGACCATTATCTAGGCAACGCGGTGTTCCCATCCCGAGTGTACTTCAGAATACCCGTCGATGAGCCTCCAAATCTTGACTCACTGGAGAATTTGATCGATTTGCACCGGCTTCAAGGATCTGGAATAGACGCCAGAAGTCTGTTAGAGATCGCCAACCAAGCCTTCCAATCCCGTGCTGGGATTCTGGCCTACGACGACGCATTTCTGCGCAGCTGGATGGCCTTTGTTACTATGCAGCCGGACTATGAGTCCATGAACCTGCGCTATGGAGACACCATCGCCTCTAGCTGGCGTGATTTGAAGATCAACTCGCTGGACTTTGGGCCTGGACTGGGCCAGGTTGACAACTTTGAGCTCAACATCGGCGTTGCCGACGGGGCGTGCACCGTAATGCCAGAGACAAGACTGGACCCTTTGGCGACAGCTCCGAAGGCGCCGTGGGATGTCCGCATTTCTCTCAAGACGCAGGAAATGGCGGCGTTTGAGCGAGACCTGCTGATCGATTGGTTGGCTGACAGGGTGGTATAA
- a CDS encoding uncharacterized protein (COG:M;~EggNog:ENOG410Q4IV;~InterPro:IPR002110,IPR027417,IPR036770,IPR020683, IPR031359;~PFAM:PF13857,PF12796,PF00023,PF13637,PF17100, PF13606;~antiSMASH:Cluster_1.2;~go_function: GO:0005515 - protein binding [Evidence IEA]): MPVSCFGKSFIQSFRRIFQEKPPDKPDDNQSDDCSPSAGLPVVTQVAPQQAEDPWLRAEWQLKQNETTNKILTASVEILEIHFGLNVQTHGITGRELCGFLDTKTRELEEKKWVVRFGGHKLGVEEQLTRAFQNILMVKDVYNTAASASPPAAIACAGVTIGLLFVVQAFEQHECLLQGIDLTSALIPRLHAMEDIYAHSDKSSSIHLEEKFKENLLSLYSKILEFQTRALCYLYKHTISRVFRDMFKQDAWDGLLKDIERLEHSAQSFTSLIRDADIRQKLVEIQDSVNQNQIWKLSSDRDERMKNLFYRLYTCPYRDRKDRNDKRVPGTCDWFTSHDQFHNWEQSNHSSLLWVSADPGCGKSVLTKYLVDEFLPNPTRTVCYFFFKDDFADQKCASNAFAAILRQLFMAQPHLLSDFVLRKLDTDGDKFIQSFSDLWDILMTIATGQNVGEIICVLDALDECQHDDRMQLIKAVRDFYSTDIKRHNLKFLITSRPYDHIRRGFHNLEARLPTIHLSGEGEVEVEKISSEIDLVIEKRVREIGAQRGLKSNELKSLQRQLTSVPNRTYLWVSLTMNVIEKDLIGTTDGDIRDVIHPVPQDVNKAYNRILNRSPNPEKAKRLLHIITAAKRPLSLGEASVALAFSAGSHDSIDDIYDHIETDDKRIQTAIRDLCGLFLVVVDSNVYFLHQTAKEFLLQNNSAKIVDSQSGEWEHSLLPETSHRILAEACTLYLTQNITQGPFCTFLDYAAHNWVFHFRAASIQSKDPVVKQGLILCEPGSKIYETWSKMFEAPDFIYLRNQSSIVIASYLGLAAVVHRLLEIRKVDLDSKNFIRKRPLSWATLLGHEAVVKLLLDSGKVDVNSKDSDGQTPLSRAARFGREAVVKLLLDSGKVDVDSKNYYDQTPLSCAARFGHEAVVKLLLDSGKVDVNSKDSDGQTPLSWATLLGHEAVVKLLLDSGKVDVNSKDSDGQTPLSCAARFGHGAVVKLLLDSGKVDVNSKDSDGETPLSCAARFGHEAVVKLLLDSGKVDVSPKNSDG, encoded by the exons ATGCCTGTCTCTTGCTTCGGAAAAAGCTTCATACAGAGCTTCAGAAGGATATTCCAAGAGAAACCTCCCGACAAGCCGGATGACAACCAATCGGATGATTGCTCGCCGAGCGCAGGATTGCCTGTTGTCACTCAAGTCGCTCCCCAGCAAGCAGAAGATCCATGGTTGAGAGCAGAATGGCAGCTCAAGCAGAATGAAACGACGAACAAAATTTTAACGGCATCTGTTGAAATCCTTGAAATCCACTTCGGACTGAACGTTCAGACACATGGGATAACCGGTCGGGAACTCTGTGGTTTCCTGGATACTAAAACTCGCGAGCtggaagagaaaaagtgGGTGGTTCGCTTTGGTGGTCACAAGCTCGGAGTTGAGGAACAGCTCACAAGAGCATTCCAAAATATCTTGATGGTCAAGGACGTGTATAATACGGCCGCTTCTGCAAGCCCGCCAGCTGCAATAGCCTGCGCCGGTGTTACTATTGGTCTTCTG TTTGTTGTGCAAGCTTTCGAGCAACATGAATGTCTTCTACAAGGCATAGACTTGACTTCTGCTTTAATTCCTCGCCTCCATGCCATGGAAGACATTTACGCGCATTCCGATAAAAGTTCCAGCATTCATTTAGAGGAAAAATTCAAGGAAAACCTCCTCTCCTTATACTCGAAGATACTGGAGTTCCAGACTCGAGCGCTGTGCTATCTATATAAACACACCATCTCTCGAGTTTTCAGAGATATGTTCAAACAAGATGCGTGGGACGGTTTATTGAAGGACATCGAACGACTTGAACATTCAGCACAGAGTTTCACCTCCCTGATACGAGACGCAGACATCAGGCAAAAACTTGTTGAGATTCAAGATTCAGTCAATCAGAATCAGATCTGGAAACTCTCGTCAGATCGAGATGAGAGGATGAAAAACCTCTTCTACCGGCTCTACACCTGCCCTTACCGAGACCGCAAAGACCGGAATGATAAGCGCGTGCCTGGTACATGTGACTGGTTTACCAGCCATGACCAATTTCACAACTGGGAGCAGAGCAATCACTCCAGCCTTCTATGGGTTTCAGCCGATCCAGGGTGCGGGAAGTCAGTATTGACAAAGTACTTGGTTGATGAGTTCCTACCAAACCCTACAAGAACAGTTTGTTACTTCTTTTTCAAGGACGACTTCGCCGATCAGAAGTGCGCCTCGAACGCATTTGCCGCAATTTTACGCCAACTTTTCATGGCGCAGCCACATTTGCTATCTGATTTTGTCTTGAGAAAGCTGGATACCGACGGAGACAAGTTTATTCAATCCTTCAGTGACTTATGGGATATCTTGATGACCATTGCAACTGGGCAGAATGTTGGTGAAATCATCTGCGTCTTGGATGCCTTGGACGAGTGCCAACACGATGACCGCATGCAGCTCATTAAAGCTGTGAGAGACTTTTACTCGACTGACATCAAGAGGCACAATCTCAAGTTTCTTATCACGAGTAGGCCTTATGACCATATTCGCCGCGGTTTCCACAACCTGGAGGCTCGACTGCCCACAATCCATTTAAGCGGTGAAGGCGAAGTCGAGGTCGAGAAAATTTCAAGCGAGATAGACTTGGTCATCGAAAAGCGGGTTAGGGAGATCGGTGCGCAAAGGGGTCTAAAGTCCAATGAGCTCAAATCTCTTCAGAGACAGCTCACCTCTGTTCCCAATCGCACATATTTGTGGGTCAGCCTTACAATGAATGTTATCGAGAAAGACTTGATTGGAACCACAGACGGGGATATCCGTGACGTGATCCATCCTGTGCCCCAAGACGTCAACAAAGCGTATAACAGGATCCTGAATCGAAGTCCTAACCCTGAAAAGGCTAAGAGACTACTGCACATTATCACAGCGGCAAAACGACCGTTGTCTCTTGGAGAAGCTTCTGTGGCTTTGGCTTTTAGTGCAGGGTCCCATGATTCTATTGACGACATCTATGATCACATCGAAACGGACGACAAACGAATCCAAACGGCCATCAGAGATCTTTGTGGGCTCTTTCTGGTGGTCGTAGACTCGAATGTTTATTTTCTCCACCAGACCGCTAAGGAATTCTTATTGCAGAACAACTCTGCAAAAATTGTGGATTCTCAAAGCGGTGAATGGGAACATTCCTTACTGCCCGAAACATCTCACCGGATTCTCGCAGAAGCCTGCACATTATATTTGACTCAAAACATCACACAAGGCCCCTTCTGCACATTCCTGGACTATGCAGCACACAATTGGGTATTCCATTTTCGTGCAGCCAGCATAcaaagcaaggatccagTGGTGAAACAAGGACTCATCCTCTGCGAACCGGGCTCAAAGATTTACGAGACATGGTCTAAGATGTTTGAAGCTCCAGACTTCATATACCTACGGAATCAAAGCTCCATTGTCATTGCATCCTATTTGGGGCTTGCAGCAGTTGTACATCGGCTCCTTGAGATTAGAAAAGTGGATTTGGACTCTAAGAATTTCATTAGAAAGAGACCTTTATCATGGGCAACGCTGCTTGGACATgaggcagtggtgaagctgCTACTTGATTctggaaaagtggatgtCAACTCAAAGGATTCTGATGGTCAGACACCTTTATCAAGGGCAGCAAGATTTGGGCGTGAAGCGgtggtgaagctgctgcttgattctggaaaagtggatgtgGACTCAAAGAATTATTATGATCAGACACCTTTATCATGCGCAGCAAGATTTGGGCATGAAGCGGTGGTGAAGCTGCTACTTGATTctggaaaagtggatgtCAACTCAAAGGATTCTGATGGTCAGACACCTTTATCATGGGCAACGCTGCTTGGACATgaggcagtggtgaagctgCTACTTGATTctggaaaagtggatgtCAACTCAAAGGATTCTGATGGTCAGACACCTTTATCATGCGCAGCAAGATTTGGGCATGGAGCGGTGGTGAAGCTGCTACTTGATTctggaaaagtggatgtCAACTCAAAGGATTCTGATGGTGAGACACCTTTATCATGCGCAGCAAGATTTGGGCATGAAGCGGTGGTGAAGCTGCTACTTGATTctggaaaagtggatgtCAGCCCAAAGAACTCTGATGGTTGA
- a CDS encoding uncharacterized protein (antiSMASH:Cluster_1.2), with product MSTTRYKDPIPEGVCIFTTLDEAAKIQLANPAASLYPVNNGHYIKNPDGTVIAVAADEICEELDHRIAELDAKIAAGELTD from the coding sequence ATGTCAACCACTCGCTACAAGGACCCAATCCCTGAGGGTGTCTGCATCTTCACTACCCTTGATGAAGCTGCCAAAATCCAACTGGCAAACCCGGCTGCCAGTTTGTATCCTGTTAATAATGGCCACTATATAAAAAATCCTGATGGGACTGTCATTGCTGTGGCAGCGGACGAAATATGTGAGGAACTCGACCACAGAATCGCTGAGTTGGATGCGAAGATTGCAGCGGGCGAGCTGACAGATTAG
- a CDS encoding uncharacterized protein (COG:S;~EggNog:ENOG410PZVK;~antiSMASH:Cluster_1.2), protein MSSRTAVRKNVLRQRIESEGFRAVIPCDRCVRLHKVCFKSESSDRCSECVRGSGVKCEMSKPTYSDAEWRRLVKLQQQIAEERRDALAKVMRLERQESLLRSRAGDFIARDYKEIAELEDLERREKEESERLEKERKAREEQENLQKQRKDVEYNAQLASMSDDPSLTQMLNSPSFWENFDSAVAGGIPSPTGGNQSSSQ, encoded by the coding sequence ATGTCCTCCAGAACTGCAGTGCGCAAGAACGTGTTACGTCAACGTATTGAATCCGAAGGTTTTCGTGCGGTTATCCCTTGCGATCGTTGTGTGCGTCTTCATAAGGTCTGCTTCAAGTCCGAGAGTTCCGATCGTTGTAGCGAGTGTGTTCGTGGTAGTGGGGTAAAGTGCGAAATGTCCAAACCAACTTATTCCGATGCTGAATGGCGGCGACTGGTGAAACTTCAACAACAAATTGCTGAGGAACGGCGAGATGCTCTGGCTAAGGTGATGCGTCTTGAGCGTCAGGAGTCTTTGCTTCGTTCTCGTGCCGGTGATTTTATCGCTCGCGATTATAAGGAGATTGCAGAGTTGGAAGATCTTGAACgtcgagaaaaagaggaatctGAACGTCTTGAAAAGGAACGTAAGGCTCGTGAAGAGCAAGAGAATCTTCAGAAACAAAGAAAGGACGTTGAGTACAATGCTCAACTGGCATCAATGTCTGATGATCCTAGTTTGACTCAGATGCTgaattccccttccttctgggagaatttcgactctgctgtcgctggtggtattccttcaccaactggtggcaaccagtcaagttcgcaatag